TCTTTCCTAACAGTCTCTTAACAATGGTCCAACCCATCCAGGCCGAACAATTCCTGACATTGCTGGTGGTGCCTGCCATCAGAGATGACTATGGTAACCAGACTGAATTCACCAACGTGTGGAACTCTACCATGGAAGGGGTAAGGTGGGCTGGAAGGATTTGAgagtggagaggaaaaaaaagcaaggcCCCATCAATCAACAATCCCATTTTGTCTGCAGTTGAAGTGCTGTGGTTTCAACGGCTATACAGATTTTAACAACTCAAGTTACTTGAAAGAAACTAGCTTCTTCCCTCCTTACTGTTGTTTCAACTCTACCAGTGGGATACTTGAGAAACCATGCAATGAGGAAAAGGCCAAACAGTTAGAAGTACAGGTATGGGCTGTCATGGAAGGATgggattactttttttttatttttcaagtcacggtttccctgggtggccttggttatcctggaactctctctgtagatcaggctggcctcaaactcaagacagccacctgcctctgcctcttgagtgctgggattaaaggcgtgtaccattaCTGCCTGTTATGGGTGGGACTGCTTTAATGAACTTATAGTAGTAGTAAATGGGTCGGAGGTAGGGCACTGCCAGCTATAAatacttcctctcctcccccaaggGTTGTTTCAAACAGCTTCTTCATAGCATCAGAACCAATGCAGTCACTGCGGGTGGTGTGGCAGTTGGAATTGCAGCCCTGGAGGTAAGCCAGTGAGGAGACTGGACCTGGGTATCAGTCTTCACTAGACCTGTACAGATTAGCCCATCTGTGAGGCTTCTCTAGAGGAgaaggatttcttttttgtttttcgagacagggtttggaggttgtcctgaacttgctctgtagaccaggctggcctcgaactcccagaaatctgcctgcctctgcctcctgagtgctgggattaaaggcgtgcgccaccacagcccagcgaggagatttcttgtgttttcattctggagctgaggactgaacccagaggCCTATGGATGCCAAACATGTCCTCTACTATTGAGAAAGCAGTGCTTCATGAAGCTGTTCAGGGTGGGCCGGAAACCAACCTCGAGGATCTCATCATGTCCTTTCATGTCTCCCTGTTCCTCCCCACCAGCTGGCAGCCATGATTGTGTCCATGTATCTATACTGCAATCTGGAATAAGActgcttcttccttcccacttgCTGCTGCCACATGGAAACAGGAAGAGGCGCTTGGCACAGCTGAGCAGCAGTGAATCTAGCAATGTCGTTTGGGCTGGAATGGATTTACCTTTGCTGCTCTGGACTTTGGGCTAAACACAACCACCTCTTTCAGGCTGTGTCTGCCCTGTTCTACTGGTGGGGCTGGAGGGACATCTCTTCTAGTCTCTGAAGCAGCCACTTCTGCCCATCTCGAGTCTTTTCTTCAACCCTTGCCACTACCTTAGTATAAAGGTCGCTCTTGATGATCCCAGTACTCCACTGGTGGATGATGGCACTTACAGCCTGGGCATAATCAAGTCCAGCAAAGCCATAGAAAGGATGTGTAGAAGGCATTTTGGAACATATAAACcaatgaaaatatttcactttGGACTGTGTGTGCTTGGAGAGATGGGTTCAGCTCGCCTAAGTCGCACTGATTTTTATGAGGCTGGAGACACAGCAGGGTGGAAAGAGGGCTTCAGGCCTGGGAGGGAGAGTAAGAATGACCAACAGGACCCTGAGGAAGGGGGAGCTGGGGTGGCCTGCCTGTATGTATTGAGGACTTTGTCCTGAAAGTTCTCCCTCTTGGTAAAGGCACTGGGCTGGAAAGCTGTGAAAGTAACAAGCTTGTGCCAAGGAGGGGAGAACAGAATTGTTGTCAGGGCTGCAGGGGTGGAGTCACTCTTCAGGCTCCAAGAAGCCCTCCAGGAACCCTGATAAGTAGCTCTAAGCTGTGTGCCCTACTTTGGAGACTCTCAAATCTTTTCTTTGGTGTTGGCCTATCCATTTCTCTAACGATATGTATTTTTGGGGGGAGTTGATTTACACATTTTTATTGAAGGGCAACAGGGGAGAGGGTCTCTCCCATCAATGGGAATATTTACATGTTCTTCAGCTAATCCGGATTTGTGCCCTGAGGGTGGCTGGGCATATTGGCTTTGTTCCCACCATCTTGAACAGGAAATGGGTAGTTGTAGGGTGTGGCCTGGTTGGTCATGGTAACATACTTAATGTACAAGCTGAAAGTGTATTATATCGAGGCTCCTTACAGCAATGAACACCAACAGCTCTGGCTCCTTCAcctagctgttttttttttcttttcttttctttttttgaaacaaggtctatgtagttctggttgttctagaactcactttgtagaccaggttggcctgcaactcagagatctgcctgcctctgcctcctgaatgctggcattaaagttgtgcaccatcaTACATAGCCAAGATcttacttttgttgttgctgttcttgttttaagatggggtatatgtgtgtgtgtgtgggggggtggtggtctcatgtaatccagactggctttgaatttttttttttaagacttatttaatACATAGTGtttcatctgcatgtatgcctgcacaccagaagagggcaccagacctcattatagatggttgtgagcaaccatgtagttgctgggaattgaactcaggacttctggaagagcagccagtgctttaaacctctgagccatctctccagctcctgacttTGAACTTTCTATACAGCTGAGAATAACACTGactttctgcctctatctcctaagtgctgggtttacagataGGTGTCaccacacttgttttttttttaatatgggatCACATAAAACCCGGGAGTCACACCCAGCCTCATGTGTGCCAGGAAACACACTACCGCTTGATGTACTTCCTAGTCTTTACTTAGTTTTTAGTTGCCAGAGTACCACAGATTATCAGTTGAAAAGCTGAGGCCAAGACTTCAACCAGACTGACTCCTGCAACTGGGTAGACCTTGCTTGGTACAGCGGGAGTccaaggcaggggcaggcagatctttgagttcaagggcagactggtctacagagaagttccaggacagaaaccctgtctcccaaatcaacaaacaaaactgaatgtCTCTGAACTTCACGTGGCAGCACTAAGAAGGCTGCTGCCACAGGATAGTAGCTCCTACCAAGCAAAGCCCAGTTTGACTAACtggctcccctcctcccttccctttgaCACCCCCCTACCACCCATCTGTCTCTATGGGCTTTTCCAGAGCAGCCCACAACGCTCACCCATTTGCTGGGTCCAAAAAACAGCAGAAACTTGGCCAGACTGATAATCTACTAGAGTTCTAGGTAGGGAGAGAAATTAATTGGCGTCAACCCTTTGCCAGCATCCTGTGCCTCACACACAACCATTGTATTCCTCCCATAGGTGCCTGTGTGAAAGCAGGGATGGGGGTGAAGGGGGGTTTATTTGCCCAGGGAGGGCTTCACCATGGACTAATTGTTACTCCTGTGCTTGCTTTGCCACCTAAAACACTAGCTCCAGCAAACACTGAAGTAGCCAGGGTGGTGAGCAATGTCAAAGCCACCTCACTGACGCCATTACAGGGCTAAGCTCTAGGCACGAGTAAGAGAGGCCGGGACAGCAAACAGATAAAGGACAGGAATTTCAGTAAGTTCCTGACTCCTTGGCAAGATTTATAACCTTTCTTACAATACAGTCTACTCAGGTCCTGATCTTAATCCTTcagagacttatttttaaagGTCATGTTCCCCTGCCTTGAGCTATCTGATTCCCAATGGACCATACTGTCCGTTTTCTTGTGATTAACTCAGACTTTCCTATGCTCTTTTGAGTTACTAGCCTCTTGAGAATCTGATGAAAAACACAGGCCTTTCCTCCAGAAAAACATCCCTATATGGAATTCTGCAAACAACCAATCCAGAAGGTCACGGAAACCCTTGCTCCTCTATCTGCTTACCCAGCATTCTCCTACAAAATCATCTCCCACACCTCTGGGGCTGCTACGGCTTTTGGCCcagtcacttcctgtctccattaTTTACCTGCTCTCCCATTCCCTCATCCAACCCTAAGTATTCCTTGTGGTCTCTTCTAGCTACTGCACTTTCAGGGACAGGTGCTGGGCCCAGACCAACAAAGAAGGGACCAGGCCGATGGTGAACAGTGAGGAAGGGGTGTGAGATGGCCGCTTGTGGATGGGGAAGGGATAAAGTCAGCTGGTGCCAGGGTGGAGCctgcttaaaacaaacaaaaacaaaagacttgaAGCTTAGGCTTGGGCATCCCCTGGTGGCCAAATGGCTTCTACAATAAGATAAAACTATggcagacagaaaaaaacaaaaacagaaacaaaaaaacctcaccaTCCATCCAGATGGTTCATCCCTTCACCGCCACACTGTGCTCCCCACAAAACTACCACAAAACACACCCCCAgaggttttctccttttttaatcAATGACCACCTTTATCCAGCTTTGGAAATCTGGACAAAGAGAAGGCTGAGAGGAGGCCTGGTCCAGTGTCTAAGGGTCTCTGAGTGAATCTGTCAGCACATGGGCCCAACTGGGCCTGTCAT
This DNA window, taken from Cricetulus griseus strain 17A/GY chromosome 2, alternate assembly CriGri-PICRH-1.0, whole genome shotgun sequence, encodes the following:
- the Tspan1 gene encoding tetraspanin-1, with translation MKCFRFIKVMMILFNLLIFLCGAALLAVGIWVSVDGTSFLKIFGSQSSSALQFVNVGYFLIAAGAVVFILGFLGCYGAHSENKCALMMFFVILLIIFIAEIAAAVVALVYTTMAEQFLTLLVVPAIRDDYGNQTEFTNVWNSTMEGLKCCGFNGYTDFNNSSYLKETSFFPPYCCFNSTSGILEKPCNEEKAKQLEVQGCFKQLLHSIRTNAVTAGGVAVGIAALELAAMIVSMYLYCNLE